From Synechococcus sp. A10-1-5-1, a single genomic window includes:
- a CDS encoding glycosyltransferase family 39 protein — protein sequence MQRLRTWLDANPSRALGAALAALLGLCLLAFFNQLGSLGLLDKTEGLFVEVPRQMELSGDWVTPRWNGEPFFDYPVWGYWMVGLSFQLFGISEWAARLPAALAATAVVFALFGLLLALAPAQESVSDRLGRATLCSGLLALTPGWVGWGRSSVTDMFLASGISLALLGFALAYLRRDRPWLRQLGHVALALFCGIAVLAKGPVGLLLPGLVIIGFLLLRRDLWPEVRQTPWLPLLSLFIGVTLPWYAAATQANGFDFLARFIGFSNLERFTSVIYAHPGPPWFYLPWLLLLALPWSLYLPAAILDLQLWAPQRWHRADAGTALAQLALIWLVVVVAFFSAAATKLPGYILPVVPGVALLVGLFFAPLSARPPRPVWLDRLQRGSGWFNALLLGAMALAAVLAPRLIEVDPSYPGFADAIARSGLPWLLALPLAAACAGLIVLLRAANPEALRWLWLPNAAGFAAVLALVIPVLAPLMDRERLLPIRVLARQAAAAAEPGEPLLVAGYKRYSVVFYSGRPVLFVHDARSAREQLEAQASAAGSVLVLGSDRELLDLGVGPGDAELLGRLDAHRLIRLDRSTLEQLSERP from the coding sequence ATGCAGCGGCTTAGAACCTGGCTGGATGCCAACCCCTCTCGCGCCCTCGGTGCAGCCTTGGCGGCCCTCTTGGGCCTTTGCCTGCTGGCCTTTTTTAACCAGCTGGGCAGCTTGGGTCTGCTCGATAAGACCGAAGGGCTCTTTGTCGAGGTGCCGCGCCAGATGGAGCTGAGCGGTGACTGGGTCACCCCCCGCTGGAACGGCGAGCCCTTTTTTGACTACCCCGTTTGGGGCTACTGGATGGTGGGCCTCAGCTTCCAGCTGTTCGGCATCAGTGAATGGGCGGCCCGTTTGCCGGCTGCCCTTGCGGCCACAGCCGTGGTCTTTGCGCTCTTTGGCCTACTGCTCGCCCTCGCGCCTGCCCAGGAGTCCGTCAGTGACCGGCTTGGACGGGCCACCCTCTGCAGCGGCCTCTTGGCCTTGACCCCAGGTTGGGTGGGCTGGGGCCGCTCGTCGGTCACCGACATGTTTTTGGCCAGTGGGATCAGCCTGGCCTTGCTTGGTTTCGCGCTGGCCTATTTGCGCCGGGACCGGCCTTGGCTGCGCCAGCTCGGACATGTCGCCCTGGCGCTCTTCTGCGGGATCGCGGTGCTGGCGAAGGGACCCGTGGGGTTGCTTTTGCCCGGCCTCGTGATCATTGGCTTTCTGCTGTTGCGTCGTGATCTCTGGCCTGAGGTCCGGCAGACCCCCTGGCTGCCGCTGCTGTCCCTCTTCATCGGCGTCACCCTGCCTTGGTACGCGGCCGCGACCCAGGCGAACGGCTTCGACTTCCTGGCGCGCTTCATCGGTTTCAGCAACCTGGAGCGCTTCACCTCCGTCATCTACGCCCACCCCGGTCCCCCTTGGTTCTATTTGCCCTGGTTGCTGCTCTTGGCGCTGCCCTGGTCGCTGTATCTCCCCGCGGCGATTCTCGATCTGCAGCTCTGGGCCCCCCAGCGCTGGCACCGCGCTGATGCGGGAACGGCCCTGGCGCAATTGGCGCTGATTTGGCTGGTCGTTGTCGTCGCCTTCTTCTCGGCGGCCGCTACCAAGTTGCCTGGCTACATCCTTCCGGTTGTTCCCGGTGTGGCTCTGCTGGTGGGACTGTTCTTTGCCCCCCTTTCGGCGCGTCCCCCCCGCCCGGTCTGGCTGGATCGCCTGCAGCGCGGCAGCGGCTGGTTCAACGCTCTGTTGCTTGGAGCGATGGCGTTGGCGGCGGTGCTCGCCCCACGCCTGATCGAGGTGGACCCCTCCTATCCCGGCTTTGCCGATGCGATCGCGCGCTCGGGTTTGCCCTGGCTTCTGGCCCTGCCGCTTGCCGCCGCCTGCGCTGGCTTGATCGTCTTGCTGCGGGCCGCGAACCCGGAGGCACTGCGTTGGTTGTGGCTGCCCAATGCTGCTGGCTTCGCGGCGGTGTTGGCCCTGGTGATTCCAGTCTTGGCGCCCTTAATGGACCGCGAGCGGCTCTTGCCCATTCGGGTCTTGGCACGTCAGGCCGCCGCTGCGGCGGAGCCCGGAGAGCCGCTGTTGGTGGCGGGCTACAAGCGCTACAGCGTGGTCTTCTACAGCGGACGGCCTGTGCTGTTCGTGCACGATGCCCGCTCCGCTCGAGAGCAGCTGGAGGCGCAAGCCAGCGCTGCTGGATCGGTTTTGGTCTTGGGGTCCGATCGGGAGCTCTTGGACCTTGGCGTGGGACCGGGTGATGCGGAACTGCTCGGTCGTTTGGATGCCCACCGCTTGATCAGACTGGACCGCAGCACCCTCGAACAGTTGAGCGAAAGACCTTGA
- the hemC gene encoding hydroxymethylbilane synthase, whose translation MAGSQLRIASRRSQLAMVQTHWVRDELAKAHDGLEITIEAMATQGDKILDVALAKIGDKGLFTKELEAQMLVDRADIAVHSLKDLPTNLPEGLMLGCITEREDPADALVVHEKHKDKTLATLPEGAVVGTSSLRRLAQLRHHYPHLTFKDVRGNVITRLEKLDSGEFDCLILAAAGLGRLGLGDRIHELIDPSISLHAVGQGALGIECRDGDTKVLEQIKVLEHVPTARRCLAERAFLRELEGGCQVPIGVNTRFEGDQLVVTGMVASLDGKRLIRDQVQGDQTNPEALGIDLAHKLKAQGAGEILEEIFATVRPEA comes from the coding sequence ATGGCTGGTTCCCAACTGCGCATTGCCTCCCGCCGCAGCCAGCTGGCCATGGTCCAGACCCATTGGGTGCGTGACGAGCTGGCTAAGGCCCACGACGGTCTGGAGATCACCATCGAAGCGATGGCCACCCAGGGCGACAAGATCCTTGACGTGGCCCTGGCCAAGATTGGTGATAAGGGTTTGTTCACCAAGGAGCTCGAGGCTCAGATGCTGGTGGACCGCGCTGACATCGCCGTCCACAGCCTGAAGGATCTCCCTACGAACCTTCCCGAAGGCCTGATGTTGGGCTGCATCACCGAGCGGGAAGATCCTGCCGATGCCTTGGTGGTGCACGAGAAGCACAAGGACAAGACCCTTGCGACCCTTCCTGAGGGGGCCGTGGTGGGCACCAGCTCCCTTCGCCGTTTGGCCCAGCTGCGTCACCACTACCCGCACCTCACCTTCAAGGATGTGCGCGGCAATGTGATCACTCGCCTGGAGAAGCTCGATTCCGGCGAGTTCGATTGCCTGATCCTGGCCGCTGCCGGGCTCGGCCGCCTGGGCTTGGGGGATCGGATCCATGAACTGATCGATCCCTCCATCTCTCTCCATGCCGTCGGTCAAGGGGCCCTGGGGATTGAGTGCCGCGATGGCGACACCAAGGTGCTGGAGCAGATCAAGGTTCTGGAGCACGTTCCCACCGCCCGTCGCTGTCTCGCCGAGCGCGCCTTCCTTCGCGAACTCGAGGGTGGTTGTCAGGTGCCCATCGGCGTCAATACCCGTTTTGAGGGTGACCAGCTGGTGGTGACCGGCATGGTCGCCAGCCTCGATGGCAAGCGTCTGATTCGTGATCAGGTCCAGGGTGATCAAACCAACCCCGAAGCCCTTGGGATTGACTTGGCCCACAAACTGAAGGCCCAGGGAGCAGGAGAGATCCTGGAGGAGATCTTTGCAACCGTTCGGCCCGAGGCCTGA
- a CDS encoding glycosyltransferase family 2 protein, with the protein MGLRVSIVLPTYNERGNIEPLLAQLLPLGEQWDLELLVVDDDSADGTAELVRQLAHNEPRLRLIRRVGRSGLASAIKEGLLDATGDLVLVMDSDGQHEPGSVRRAIETLEAGGSDLVIGSRFHPEAQILGLSDRRETGSTWANASARFSLPKRYAHLTDYMSGFFALRLEPLLPLIRGVDVNGFKFLYELLAVSRGRLSTAEVPLTFQPRTYGSSKLDLAIFWDFLISILHTLSFRLLPRRAISFGLVGISGVLVQLLITQLFMALWGLGFEQALPIGVISAASSNYLINNALTFRFARLKGVLLVRGLLKFLLVASLPVMANVGLASAYYSLVAPNAFWAQLAGIVVVFVWNYAASSRFVWNTPN; encoded by the coding sequence ATGGGCTTGCGGGTCTCGATTGTTCTGCCCACGTACAACGAACGGGGCAATATCGAGCCGCTCCTGGCCCAGCTGCTTCCCCTAGGTGAGCAGTGGGACTTGGAACTGCTGGTGGTGGATGACGACTCGGCCGATGGAACCGCCGAGCTGGTGCGTCAGCTTGCCCACAACGAGCCGCGGCTTCGTCTGATTCGTCGGGTCGGCCGCTCTGGCTTAGCCAGCGCCATTAAGGAAGGTCTGCTGGATGCCACCGGTGATTTGGTGCTGGTGATGGACAGCGATGGCCAGCATGAGCCGGGTTCGGTTCGCCGGGCGATCGAAACCCTGGAAGCCGGGGGCTCGGATCTGGTCATCGGTAGCCGCTTCCATCCGGAGGCCCAGATCCTCGGGCTGAGTGACCGCCGAGAGACGGGATCTACCTGGGCGAATGCCAGTGCCCGCTTCAGCTTGCCGAAGCGCTACGCCCATCTCACGGATTACATGAGCGGCTTCTTTGCCCTCCGCCTTGAGCCCCTGCTTCCTTTGATCCGGGGTGTGGATGTCAACGGTTTCAAGTTCCTCTACGAACTCCTGGCCGTCAGCCGTGGCCGCTTGAGCACCGCGGAGGTGCCCCTGACCTTTCAACCCCGCACCTACGGCAGCTCCAAGTTGGATCTGGCCATCTTTTGGGACTTTTTGATCTCGATCCTCCATACCCTGAGCTTCCGCCTGTTGCCCAGACGCGCCATCAGCTTTGGTTTGGTGGGGATCAGCGGTGTCCTGGTGCAGTTACTGATTACCCAGCTCTTCATGGCCCTCTGGGGGTTGGGCTTTGAGCAGGCTCTGCCGATCGGCGTGATCTCGGCCGCCAGTTCTAACTACCTGATTAACAACGCCCTGACCTTCCGCTTCGCTCGCTTGAAGGGCGTTTTGCTGGTTCGCGGTCTGCTGAAGTTCCTCCTTGTGGCATCCCTGCCGGTGATGGCGAATGTGGGCTTGGCTTCGGCCTACTACAGCCTTGTTGCACCAAATGCCTTTTGGGCGCAGTTGGCCGGCATCGTTGTGGTCTTCGTCTGGAACTACGCCGCCAGCAGCCGCTTCGTCTGGAACACCCCCAACTAG
- a CDS encoding ecotin family protein produces MSAPNLLRNALAACLCLSSALLGSAALAGETAPSSPTLFKALGQLGQRCLRIDIPGFPCPGVGSSWPRPVPRPHPSGSDLGKFASLLISGSLDRLLPLETGAQRFLIDPRWDQGKKVALGSIEVRVGQTLLSDCNGLAFAGAFKPVSSVRSERYQFWSFQSGGLISTLRACPDATRYERLVWMSGKPAQIPWSGRATVIDLPEGWTLQWRRQGGSSPGPWINIRSLQTRLSSSGAASP; encoded by the coding sequence ATGTCAGCCCCAAACCTGCTTCGTAACGCCCTGGCCGCATGCCTTTGCTTGTCTTCCGCCCTGCTCGGCTCGGCCGCCTTAGCCGGTGAAACAGCCCCTTCGTCCCCAACGCTCTTCAAGGCCCTAGGCCAGTTGGGGCAGCGCTGCCTCAGGATTGATATCCCTGGCTTTCCGTGTCCAGGAGTCGGATCAAGCTGGCCGCGCCCTGTTCCGCGTCCGCACCCAAGCGGCTCAGACCTGGGGAAATTTGCCTCGCTTTTGATCTCGGGCAGCTTGGACAGGCTGCTCCCTCTCGAAACCGGAGCGCAGCGGTTTTTGATTGATCCCCGCTGGGATCAAGGCAAAAAGGTCGCCCTCGGTTCTATCGAGGTGCGGGTCGGCCAGACGCTGCTGTCTGACTGCAACGGATTGGCGTTTGCTGGCGCTTTCAAACCGGTGAGCTCTGTTCGCTCGGAGCGCTATCAGTTTTGGAGTTTCCAGAGCGGTGGCCTCATCAGCACGTTGAGGGCCTGCCCTGATGCAACCAGGTACGAGCGGCTGGTGTGGATGTCTGGGAAGCCCGCTCAGATCCCCTGGAGCGGTCGCGCCACGGTGATCGATCTGCCCGAGGGCTGGACGTTGCAGTGGCGCCGCCAGGGCGGCAGCAGCCCTGGACCCTGGATCAACATTCGTTCACTGCAAACGCGTCTCAGCTCCAGTGGAGCTGCATCGCCATAG
- a CDS encoding LOG family protein — protein MCLREKKEVANQFPRKASFDLTTRDRARSVNSPALNSSAAPHTRRSEDERLVSENLNQILQSSSYQLAHSDEDLLCSAEMRGVRMLLEISKPQQILDAEGIDSTIIIFGGVNIIERSAAEQRLAAAEAELARDPDSPALQRQRKRSQTQLEFSRYYDEAREFTRLVSADQQAGHHNHVIVTGGGPGIMEAANRGAFDAGGRSIGLSIKLPGEPEPNPYISPELCFQFNYFALRKFHFVKRSSAAVLFPGGFGTLDELFEVLTLRQTAIKRQMPVILFGKAFWQRLIDFDYLADCGLIREEHLELFQFTDSAEEAWSWIQAFEAKRDQDQAELDQDSEALAA, from the coding sequence ATGTGCCTGCGCGAGAAGAAAGAAGTGGCCAATCAATTCCCCCGCAAGGCGAGTTTCGATCTGACGACCAGGGATCGGGCACGGAGCGTCAATAGCCCAGCGCTGAACTCTTCAGCAGCTCCCCACACCAGGCGCAGTGAAGACGAGCGCTTGGTTAGTGAAAACCTCAATCAGATCTTGCAGTCCTCCAGCTATCAGCTGGCCCATTCCGATGAAGACCTCCTGTGCAGCGCCGAGATGCGCGGTGTACGGATGCTCCTTGAAATCAGCAAGCCGCAGCAAATCCTCGACGCCGAAGGCATTGATTCCACCATCATCATTTTCGGTGGTGTGAACATCATTGAGCGCAGCGCTGCCGAGCAGCGGCTCGCCGCCGCAGAAGCTGAGCTCGCCCGCGACCCCGATAGCCCTGCCTTGCAGCGACAACGCAAACGCAGCCAAACCCAACTCGAGTTTTCGCGCTACTACGACGAGGCCAGAGAGTTCACTCGGCTGGTCTCAGCGGATCAGCAGGCCGGGCACCACAACCACGTCATCGTCACGGGAGGGGGGCCGGGAATCATGGAAGCCGCGAACCGCGGCGCCTTTGATGCAGGGGGACGCTCAATCGGTCTGAGCATCAAGCTCCCCGGAGAACCTGAACCCAACCCATACATCAGCCCCGAGCTCTGCTTCCAGTTCAATTACTTCGCCCTGCGCAAATTCCACTTCGTCAAACGCTCCAGCGCTGCCGTCCTCTTCCCCGGTGGCTTCGGCACCCTCGATGAACTCTTTGAGGTGCTCACGCTGCGTCAGACGGCGATCAAGCGTCAAATGCCGGTGATCCTCTTTGGCAAAGCCTTCTGGCAAAGGCTGATTGATTTCGACTACCTAGCGGACTGTGGCCTGATCCGCGAAGAGCACCTGGAGCTCTTCCAATTCACCGATTCAGCGGAAGAGGCCTGGTCCTGGATTCAGGCCTTTGAAGCCAAGCGGGATCAAGACCAGGCAGAGCTTGACCAGGACTCTGAAGCTCTGGCGGCCTAA
- a CDS encoding chloride channel protein → MQPFGPRPDTLPEGALPELDEARPLPFQWSLLAWAALVGGLTGLAVVGFHELLGLINNGLFGPAVSWALALVGQVQPQPPVLPAEPLPVDSGTPLRALLQIGLGGVGFLPDQAPLPPDPAPALAGDLPLWLASWPVVLMPVLGGLGVGVLRLWSKDLGPGLPSLMAMADGAVQAKPKLPFQRLLGASLSLGSGASLGPEGPSVESGGNIGLWLGMRGGLPPESQKALVAAGVAAGLAAGFKAPIAGVFFAFEGSYSTIPGRPSIRAVLVAAVASALVTQLCLGSDPIFRLPAYEVRSPLELPLYLGLGLLASGVSLALLRLLAAGRSPAAQRLLGRLPSWLLPGLGGLAIGLMALGFPQVLGVGYDTIEALLGSGGGIALLTLVGLLLVKLLATALSSATGFVGGGFAPSLFAGAVLGNVYGQLLGDSGFGLPVAEPPAYAMVGMAAVLAGSARAPLTALLLLFELTRDIRIVLPLMAAAGLSAALVERWQGLADPGLLGPDRLEDQRRHALAALPVLEAFEPEAPLVLNAAESAQSALQQLLSAHGHCLMVAQENWVVGLVTLADLQRALTGLGPAVTLAECRRSDLLWLPASANLAQLEDQLRPNGLRQLPVFDLSLPDLPHLPSALPNSGLPVKALQGLASRDGMARAVARAQAMKKAPDWGP, encoded by the coding sequence TTGCAACCGTTCGGCCCGAGGCCTGACACCCTTCCGGAAGGGGCCCTGCCCGAGCTGGATGAGGCTCGGCCCCTTCCCTTTCAGTGGAGCCTGTTGGCATGGGCCGCCCTCGTTGGGGGCCTGACCGGATTGGCCGTTGTCGGCTTCCATGAGCTTCTCGGTCTGATCAACAACGGTTTGTTTGGTCCCGCCGTGTCCTGGGCCCTCGCTCTGGTGGGCCAGGTTCAGCCGCAGCCTCCGGTTCTTCCTGCCGAACCCTTGCCTGTGGACAGCGGTACACCGCTGCGGGCGCTGCTGCAGATCGGCCTGGGGGGGGTGGGTTTTTTGCCTGACCAGGCTCCACTGCCTCCGGACCCTGCCCCGGCTCTGGCTGGAGACCTCCCTCTGTGGTTGGCCTCTTGGCCCGTGGTGCTGATGCCGGTCCTCGGTGGATTGGGGGTTGGCGTGCTGAGGCTCTGGTCGAAGGATCTCGGCCCTGGCCTGCCCAGCTTGATGGCCATGGCCGATGGAGCTGTTCAGGCCAAGCCCAAGCTGCCGTTTCAGCGGTTGCTTGGGGCCTCGTTGAGCCTTGGCAGTGGCGCTTCTCTGGGCCCTGAGGGCCCCAGCGTGGAGAGCGGCGGAAACATTGGTCTCTGGCTGGGGATGCGCGGGGGCCTGCCCCCCGAGTCACAGAAGGCCTTGGTCGCCGCTGGCGTCGCCGCCGGACTCGCCGCGGGCTTCAAGGCGCCCATCGCTGGCGTTTTTTTCGCTTTTGAAGGGAGCTACAGCACCATTCCCGGTCGTCCCAGCATTCGCGCGGTGCTGGTGGCGGCGGTGGCCTCCGCCCTGGTGACCCAGTTGTGCCTGGGCAGTGATCCGATCTTTCGGCTCCCGGCCTACGAGGTGCGCTCCCCCCTGGAGTTACCCCTGTATCTCGGACTGGGCCTCTTGGCCAGCGGGGTTTCCCTGGCTCTGTTGCGCCTGCTGGCGGCTGGCCGGAGTCCAGCTGCCCAGCGGCTATTGGGACGGCTGCCCTCATGGCTGTTGCCAGGGTTGGGAGGCTTGGCCATCGGTCTGATGGCCCTGGGTTTCCCTCAGGTGCTGGGGGTTGGCTACGACACGATCGAGGCCCTGCTGGGCAGTGGCGGCGGGATTGCCCTGCTGACTCTGGTGGGACTCTTGCTGGTGAAGCTCTTGGCCACCGCTTTGAGCAGTGCCACGGGATTTGTGGGTGGCGGTTTTGCGCCGTCGCTCTTTGCCGGGGCTGTGTTGGGCAATGTCTACGGCCAATTGCTTGGGGACAGCGGCTTTGGTCTACCGGTGGCGGAACCTCCGGCCTACGCCATGGTTGGGATGGCCGCGGTGCTCGCCGGAAGTGCCCGTGCTCCGCTCACCGCCCTGTTGCTGCTGTTTGAGCTGACCCGGGACATTCGCATCGTCTTGCCGTTGATGGCGGCAGCCGGCCTGAGTGCGGCCCTGGTGGAGCGTTGGCAGGGCTTGGCTGACCCTGGATTACTGGGACCGGATCGACTGGAGGACCAGCGTCGTCATGCCCTGGCGGCCCTGCCGGTGCTTGAAGCCTTTGAGCCGGAGGCCCCGTTGGTCCTCAATGCTGCGGAGTCAGCCCAGTCGGCTCTGCAGCAACTGCTTTCGGCCCATGGCCACTGCTTGATGGTCGCGCAGGAGAACTGGGTCGTTGGGCTGGTGACCCTGGCGGATTTGCAGCGCGCGCTGACGGGGTTGGGGCCTGCGGTCACCCTGGCGGAGTGCCGTCGCTCCGATTTGCTGTGGCTTCCTGCGTCAGCGAACCTTGCCCAGCTGGAAGATCAGCTCCGCCCCAACGGCCTGCGTCAACTGCCGGTCTTTGATCTCAGCCTGCCTGACCTGCCCCATCTCCCCAGTGCTCTGCCCAACAGCGGATTGCCGGTGAAGGCTTTGCAGGGGCTTGCGAGTCGCGATGGGATGGCGCGTGCCGTGGCCCGTGCCCAAGCCATGAAAAAGGCCCCCGACTGGGGGCCTTGA
- a CDS encoding DUF1824 family protein → MADVPSLLASLKGLRSAPTLSAAEQGQLSEQLMAALATCEWFTVGVMAPSAAVAVASLRALEARLSWEALELDPACEELASIEGPVFLKANQNTGRFLVRRETGLGEGLLITGHNPEDPSTEDTWGPLPLGLIG, encoded by the coding sequence ATGGCTGACGTCCCCTCGCTGCTGGCTTCGCTGAAGGGACTGCGTTCAGCCCCAACGTTGTCCGCGGCTGAGCAGGGCCAGCTGTCCGAACAGCTGATGGCTGCGCTGGCCACTTGCGAGTGGTTCACCGTTGGCGTCATGGCCCCCTCTGCCGCCGTCGCCGTCGCAAGCCTGCGGGCTCTGGAGGCGCGGCTCTCCTGGGAGGCCCTGGAACTGGATCCCGCTTGCGAAGAGCTGGCCTCCATTGAGGGACCCGTCTTCCTCAAGGCCAACCAGAACACCGGGCGGTTCCTGGTGCGCCGCGAGACCGGCCTCGGCGAAGGCCTGCTCATCACCGGCCACAACCCTGAGGATCCCAGCACCGAAGACACCTGGGGTCCTCTTCCCTTAGGTCTGATCGGCTGA
- a CDS encoding inorganic diphosphatase gives MANIDHAPSRTMLNLLHVLPAFADEAELRLNTIVELNSNTINKYELITETGHLKLDRVGYSSLAYPFAYGTIPRTWDEDGDPLDIEIVGVTEPLVPGSLVEARIIGIMKFDDGGEVDDKVIAVLADDKRMDHITSYTQLGDHWLKETQYYWEHYKDLKKPGTCRVNGFFDCAEAVKIVKECEARYMEVIAPKLVN, from the coding sequence ATGGCGAACATCGACCACGCCCCAAGCCGCACGATGCTCAACCTGCTGCATGTGCTGCCGGCCTTTGCCGATGAAGCGGAGCTGCGGCTGAACACCATCGTGGAGCTCAACAGCAACACGATTAATAAGTATGAGCTGATCACCGAAACCGGTCACCTCAAGCTGGATCGCGTGGGCTATTCCTCCCTGGCCTATCCCTTCGCCTACGGCACCATCCCCCGCACCTGGGATGAGGATGGTGATCCCCTCGACATCGAGATCGTGGGCGTGACCGAGCCCCTGGTGCCTGGCTCCTTGGTGGAAGCCCGGATCATCGGCATCATGAAATTCGACGACGGCGGCGAAGTCGACGACAAGGTCATTGCCGTGCTGGCCGATGACAAGCGCATGGACCACATCACCAGCTACACCCAACTGGGTGACCACTGGCTGAAGGAAACCCAGTACTACTGGGAGCACTACAAGGACCTCAAGAAGCCCGGCACCTGCCGCGTCAACGGTTTCTTCGACTGCGCTGAAGCCGTAAAGATCGTCAAGGAGTGCGAGGCCCGCTACATGGAAGTCATCGCCCCCAAACTGGTCAACTGA
- a CDS encoding phosphatase PAP2 family protein: MPPLVREWLHVLGRRRLFIALAIAVVLLVAGPSLKVNAPDAWDRALLDGLHQQIPEWLGQLLLVVYQASGVHVTAVLVLAVLSFLAFKRFWPDLVCLVAGTGGILVIVDRLLKPWFDRPRPDASLLELSGRSFPSGHAAGSVVFYFMSCTLLAAHYPRLRRPLFVLSSLWVALVWLSTLYCRAHWPSDILAGAAVGYVWLSFCLAGFTVWERHHSNPSSSHG; encoded by the coding sequence ATGCCTCCTCTTGTTCGCGAGTGGCTGCACGTTCTCGGCCGGCGGCGCCTCTTCATTGCTCTGGCCATCGCGGTGGTGCTGCTGGTGGCGGGTCCCAGCCTCAAGGTCAATGCTCCGGACGCATGGGATCGGGCCCTGCTCGATGGGCTGCATCAGCAGATCCCGGAGTGGTTAGGTCAGCTGTTGCTCGTGGTCTATCAAGCCAGCGGTGTTCACGTGACCGCCGTGCTGGTGTTGGCCGTCCTCAGCTTTCTGGCCTTCAAGCGGTTTTGGCCTGATTTGGTTTGCCTGGTGGCGGGAACCGGGGGGATCTTGGTGATCGTTGACCGTCTTCTGAAGCCCTGGTTTGATCGACCGCGGCCCGACGCCAGCCTGCTGGAGCTGAGTGGCCGCAGCTTCCCCAGTGGCCATGCTGCTGGCTCGGTGGTCTTTTATTTCATGAGCTGCACCCTGCTGGCCGCCCACTATCCGCGGCTGCGCAGGCCTCTTTTTGTCCTCTCAAGCCTCTGGGTGGCGCTGGTCTGGCTGAGCACGCTCTACTGCCGAGCCCACTGGCCAAGCGACATCCTGGCGGGGGCGGCCGTCGGTTATGTGTGGCTCAGCTTCTGCCTCGCGGGGTTCACCGTCTGGGAGCGGCACCATTCCAATCCTTCCTCTTCCCATGGCTGA
- a CDS encoding carboxypeptidase M32, giving the protein MSAGQAYAQLRDHLHTTQLLGGIQSTLYFDQNTAMPPGSAHWRGEQLALLALQLHERQTSTEYADLLASAEAEAGAQASHEQQRNLQLLRQQWERQSRLDPALVGQLAQAQAQGYALWQEAKRDNAFARFAPALQNLIDLRLEQARQLAPAERDASGQERSPWEILAQPFEPDISKEALNRWLLPLRSELPPLLEQAQALPKGSAERWDLSEQVQETLCDQLLQEWGYNPKRCRRARSPHPFSSTLGPDDFRITSRVVEGQPFSAFLATAHEWGHSLYEQGLPRTGDHWFPWPLGEATSMGVHESQSLFYENRLARSQALANRWHPRFAAALGNDVWGSPKAFWRDLNPIAPGLTRVEADEVSYGLHVLLRYELELALLEGGMPVEELPSAWNTGMKELLGIEPNTDREGCLQDVHWSEGLFGYFPSYALGHLISAQISETIEAQLGPIEALLESGEDAALGQWLQQQIYPLGRSVNAMELVEQITGRPLGHHPFIRYLQGKLERLGAD; this is encoded by the coding sequence TTGAGCGCAGGACAGGCATACGCACAGCTTCGCGACCACCTGCACACCACCCAATTGCTCGGAGGGATTCAGAGCACGCTCTACTTCGACCAGAACACCGCCATGCCGCCGGGATCGGCCCACTGGCGCGGCGAGCAACTGGCCCTGCTGGCCCTGCAATTGCACGAGCGGCAGACCTCAACGGAATACGCGGACCTGCTGGCCAGCGCCGAGGCCGAAGCAGGAGCCCAGGCCAGTCACGAGCAGCAGCGCAACCTCCAACTGCTGCGCCAGCAATGGGAGCGGCAGTCCCGCCTGGATCCTGCCCTGGTGGGGCAACTCGCCCAGGCCCAGGCCCAGGGCTACGCCCTTTGGCAGGAGGCCAAGCGCGACAACGCCTTCGCCCGCTTTGCCCCGGCCCTCCAAAACCTGATTGATCTGCGGCTCGAACAGGCACGCCAACTGGCTCCGGCCGAACGGGATGCCTCAGGCCAGGAACGAAGCCCCTGGGAAATCCTGGCCCAACCCTTTGAACCAGACATCAGCAAAGAGGCGCTCAACCGCTGGCTGCTTCCCCTGCGCAGCGAACTACCGCCCTTGCTCGAGCAAGCCCAGGCGCTCCCCAAGGGCAGCGCTGAGCGCTGGGATCTCAGCGAGCAAGTCCAGGAGACCCTCTGCGATCAACTGCTGCAGGAGTGGGGGTACAACCCGAAGCGCTGCCGCCGGGCCCGCTCACCCCACCCGTTCTCCAGCACCCTGGGTCCGGATGACTTCCGGATCACCAGCCGCGTGGTCGAGGGCCAACCCTTCTCGGCCTTCCTCGCCACCGCCCATGAATGGGGTCACAGCCTCTACGAACAGGGGCTCCCTCGAACGGGGGATCACTGGTTCCCCTGGCCCTTGGGTGAAGCCACCTCCATGGGCGTTCACGAAAGCCAGAGCCTCTTCTACGAAAACCGGCTGGCCCGCAGCCAAGCCCTAGCCAACCGCTGGCATCCACGCTTCGCGGCAGCCCTTGGCAACGATGTCTGGGGAAGCCCGAAGGCCTTCTGGCGCGACCTCAACCCCATCGCACCGGGATTAACCCGCGTTGAAGCCGATGAGGTGAGCTACGGCCTGCATGTACTGCTGCGCTATGAGCTGGAGCTAGCGCTACTGGAGGGAGGCATGCCCGTCGAGGAGCTCCCCAGTGCTTGGAACACAGGCATGAAAGAACTCCTCGGCATCGAACCCAACACGGATCGAGAGGGCTGCCTGCAAGACGTGCACTGGAGCGAGGGGCTCTTTGGCTACTTCCCCTCCTATGCCCTTGGCCACCTCATCAGCGCTCAAATCAGCGAGACAATCGAAGCCCAACTCGGTCCAATCGAAGCACTACTGGAGTCAGGCGAGGACGCCGCCCTGGGCCAGTGGCTTCAACAGCAGATCTATCCACTGGGACGCAGCGTGAACGCCATGGAACTGGTGGAGCAGATCACCGGCAGACCCCTGGGCCATCACCCCTTCATCCGCTACCTGCAAGGGAAGCTCGAGCGACTGGGCGCGGACTAG